The Vibrio toranzoniae sequence TCGAAGTCTTGCTCATCAAACTTAGGCTCAAACAGAACCTCCTGCACGATCGCTAAGGTTTGAGGCAGGTTTTTCTCTAGCGTAGAAACTGAAATATTAGTGGTATAACTGCCCGCACTGATACTCACACTGCTGCCAAGCTTATCTAATGTTGCCTGTAGTTCTTCAACGGCTCGTTTTGTTGAACCTTCCTCCATCATCGAAGCGGTTAGGTTCGCAAGGCCTTCTTGACCTTGACGAACATAACGTTCGCCTGCTGGAAGTTGAATTTGTAGCTGTACTGTCGGCGTTTCACTGGTCACGGTACCAATCAAGCCCATACCATTCGCAAAGTACATGCGGTACAACTCAGGCATCGTCGCTTTAACACCAAAGGTCACTTCTGGCATTACGCTGCGATCAAAGGTATTTGGTGCTTTTCTGAAATCGAGCTGATCTTCAGTGACTTTGGCATATTCAGGTAACGTGCGAGTTGGAGTGGTGAATGTAGCTTCGCGAACCGCTAGATCAAGTCGCTTCTTAGGTACGACACTGAGTGTCACCTTATGTTTACCCTCGATAAAGTCTTGATAAGCTTTACTTACGCTATCGGGAGTCACCGCGCGGATTTGATCCAGTTGTGATTCAATACGATCAGGCTGGCCATAGAAGGTTTGATTAGACGCGAGCTGTGAAACCTTACCTTTGACACTTTGCAGTGCAAAAACCGCATCCGCTTCTGCCATACCGGTGATCTGGTCCAAACGATCTTGTTGAACGCCCTCTTTCGAGAATTGCTCTAGAGTATCCATCAATTCTTTATTAAGAACCGTCAAATCGCCTTTTTCACCTGAGTTGCCCATTGCATACACGTACATGGTACAAGCAAGCTCAGCACAATCATGGAAAGATCCAGCGCTGACTGCTTTCTGTGTTTTAACCAAGTTTTGATACAGGTAACTGTTGGTGCCAGAACCTAACACGTTAGACAGTGCATTCAGTGAAGCTTGTGTCTCTTCACCGCGATACGTGGTTGGCCAACCGACTAGTACCATCGGCTGACGAATATTATCTTCTAAGGTAATGTACTTATCTTCTGTTAGCACGGCAGGTTGTTTATCTGCCGCCTTAACTTCTGGGCCTTGAGGGATAGGGCCAAAGTACTTGTTCACCCACTCTAGCGTGTCATCAACGTCGATATCACCACCAATCGTTAGCGCAGCATTATTTGGGCCATACCAACGTAGGAAGAACGCCTTAAGGTCATTCACATCAACACGGTCGAGATCTTCCACATAACCGATTGGTTGCCATGAATATGGGTGACCTTCAGGGTAAAGCGCCTCACCCATGCGCTCCCACATCAAGCCATAAGGACGGTTTTCATAACTTTGAGCACGTTCGTTTTTAACCGTGCCTCTTTGAACTTCAAATTTCTTCTGAGAAACCGCATCCAATAAGAAACCCATTCGGTCTGATTCTAACCACAACATTTTCTCAAGTTGGTTAGATGGGACGGTTTCAAAGTAGTTGGTACGGTCACGGTTAGTGGTACCGTTTAACGAACCACCCGCTTCGGTAATGATCTTAAAGTGTTGCTGATCACCGACGTTCTCAGAGCCTTGAAACATCATGTGTTCAAAGAAGTGAGCAAAGCCCGACTTACCAATCTGCTCACGAGCAGAACCTACGTGATAGGTCACATCCACATGCACAAGAGGATCAGAATCATCCGGAGATAGAATAACGGTTAAGCCATTATCCAATTGATACTTGGTGTAAGGAATGACAACTTTGTCTTTAGAAGGCTTAACCTCCTCGACTAAAGTGACGCCTTCTGGCAATGAGGAAAAGAAGGATGTTGAGCTAGGTACATTGTAAGAACAGCCTGCGATGGCGATAAGAGAAAATGTACCAAGTAAAACCTTTTTCATAGGTTCTCCTTAGAAAAAACCGAAGTAGATAGCGGCAAGTAAGCTGTAGCGAGCGGCTTTGCCAATCGCTATCAAAATAACGCTAGGGATAAATTTCATTCTTAGCCAACCCGCCGCGAGACACAAAGGGTCACCAATAACGGGTAACCAACTGAATAACAGTGTCCAATAGCCATAGCGGCTCAGCCAAGCCATAGCCTTATGACCATGTTTTTCAGATTGAGTTCGATTAGGCAACCACAAACCAACCCAATAATTAGTAAGACCGCCAAAAGTATTGCCGAGTGTCGCCACTAGAATAATCGATGAGACAGAGAACTGTTCTAAACTCAATGCCGCAACAAGACTGGCTTCTGAACCGCCGGGCAGTAATGTGGCACTTAAGAAGCCACTGATGAAGAGTACCCAAAGCGCCGAGTCAGAAAACCACAGCGCTATGCTTTCAAAAAGAGAATTAAAGAACTCTAGCACTGCATATTAGCCTTCTTGCATTTTAAGTAGCACCTTGCCTCTGGTGTGTCCGGTTTCAACCTGAAGATGAGCCGATTGCACTTCGTCTAACGGATAGATACCTTGAACTTCTGTTTTAAGCAATCCGACACTGACCATGTAAAGCATGGTGTCCATTTGCTCAGGGTTTGGCTCCACCAACATGCCTGATGCAGTAAAACCTAATAATTTCGCTTTCTCGCAGATCAACTCTGCCGATAGAGTAGGAACAGTGACCACTCTCGCACCATCTTTCAGGCACTTCAACGCATCAAGCGCTGTATCGCCACCGACCAAATCAATCAGCACATCAACATCAGAAACTCGCTCTGAAGCTGGGGCAAATTTATAGTTGATGGCATGAGCGCCTAGCGTTGCAAGATAGTCGAGGTTAGATTCGCTGCAGGTCGTGTAAACCTCGGCTTTTGCTGCCACTGCAATTTGAACCGCAAGGTGACCAACGCCGCCCGCGCCCGCTAAGATAAGCACGCGATCGCCTTCCTTCACTTCGGCTTTATTGAGTGCTTGTGCTGCTGTTTGACTAGCAAGTGGTAATGCCGCAGCCGCTTCTAGGGTGACAGAATCAGGAACCACGCTAAGTGCCGCTTCTGAAACACATACATATTGGCTGTAACCGCCACCTTGCAGTGGGAAGCCAATAAAGCCTGCCACGTTATCACCAATAGTAAAACGTTCAGCCTGATCGCCTAGCGTGACAATTTGACCTGAAATATCGTATCCCGGCACCCAAGGAAGGTTGTCTTTGTTTTGTGCTGCTGCCCAACCAAGGCCAGCACGGGTTTTCACATCAATCGGATTAATGCCCGAAAAGGAAACTTTAACCACCACTTCTCCAGCCTTAGGCTCAGGAATCGCACTGGTTTGAATACTAAGGTTTTCGACGCCGCCGAATTGAGTAATCGCAATCTGTTTATTTTCCATTTCTACATTTCCTTGATTGATAAAAGCCCTGATGAGCAAGCACCCTAATTAATAAAAAGAAAGGGATGCGAAAGCATCCCTTTGACTATAAACCATTTAATAAGGCTAAGTTAACCGCTCATTCGTAAATTGACGACCAATTAACGTAACGATACATGACCTAAGTAATCCATTAACCGACTAGCGCTAATAGAATACCCGCCGCAACCGCACTACCCAGTACACCTGCCACGTTCGGGCCCATCGCATGCATCAACAAGAAGTTCTGAGGGTTTGCCTCAAGTCCAACCTTATTGACAACACGAGCCGCCATTGGAACCGCAGATACACCAGCTGCGCCAATTAATGGGTTGATGTCTTCTTTCGAGAAGCGATTTAGAACCTTCGCCATCAATACACCACCCGCCGTACCGATACTGAACGCGACCGCACCTAAACCTAGAATACCCAGAGTCTCTAAGTTCAAGAACGTATCTGCTTGAAGCTTAGAACCCACACCGAGACCAAGGAAAATAGTCACAACGTTAATCAGTTCGTTTTGGGCTGTTTTCGATAGACGATCCACCACACCCGCTTCACGCATTAAGTTACCTAGGCAAAACATACCTACGAGAGGCGTTGCTGAAGGTAAGAACAAAATCGTCATCAGTAGTACAGCAAGCGGGAAGAGGATCTTCTCTGCTTTGCTAACATGACGAAGTTGAGCCATCTTAATCTTACGCTCTTCAGGAGACGTTAACGCCTTCATGATTGGCGGCTGAATAATAGGAACCAATGCCATGTAGCTATACGCCGCTACTGCAATGGCACCTAAAAGATCAGGAGAAAGCTTACTCGCCAAGAAAATCGCTGTTGGGCCATCGGCGCCACCAATGATCGCAATGGAAGAAGCGTCGGCCATCGAGAATTCCATTCCTGGAACATAGTTCAGTAAGATCGCGCCAAATAGTGTTGCGAAAATACCAAACTGAGCCGCAGCCCCTAGCCACAGTGTTTTAGGGTTCGCAATCAACGCACCGAAGTCCGTCATTGCACCAACACCCATAAAGATCAGCAGTGGGAAAATACCCGTTTCAATACCAATATAATAAACGTAGTAAAGCAAACCACCTGGCTCAGTAAACCCAGCATTTGGAATGTTTGCTAATACAGCACCAAAACCAATAGGTAGTAGAAGTAACGGTTCAAATCCTTTACGAATTGCCAAAAACAACAATAAGCAACCAATCAACATCATACAGATCTGACCGAACTCAAAGTTCGCAATCCCTGTTTCAGACCATAAGGTCATCAATCCTTCCATGGTACTCCCTTACGCTAAGCTTAGTAGTGGAGCGCCTACAGTAACTGCATCGCCTTCTTTAACATTCAGTTCTTGAACGATACCACCACGAGCAGCACGAACTTCCGTTTCCATCTTCATTGCTTCTAGGATAAGCAGAACGTCGCCTTCAGCAACCTCAGCGCCCGCCTGAACGATGACTTTAAAGATGTTCCCCGCAAGTGGAGCTGGAACCGCTTCAGCATCAGAAGCGGCGACTGGTGCAGCCTGAACTGGTTTGGTTGATGGCGCGACTGATGTGAGTTCACCTTGTGGACCAACTTCGACATCATAAACTTGGCCATCCACCTTCACGCTGTAGCTTCCAATACCACCAGAAGCTTGTACAGGAGCAGCTACAACTGGAGCCTCTGTTTCTAGCGTTGGTGCAGGTTCAAATGCTTCAGGGTTACGACGATTCTTAAGGAACTTAAGACCAACTTGTGGAAACAATGCGTAAGTAAGCACATCATCAACCGTATCTTCAGCTAATGAAATACCGTCTGATTTTGCTTTTTCTAGAAGCTCTGTCGTTAGTATATCCATTTCTGATTTAATTAAATCAGCAGGGCGACAAGTAATTGGTTCTGAACCATCAAGGACTTTCGCTTGCAATTCAGCATCCACTTCCGCTGGTGCTTGGCCATATTCACCTTTCAGTAGACCTGCCGTCTCTTTAGTGATGCTCTTGTAGCGTTCACCCGTTAGCACGTTAATAACCGCTTGAGTACCGACAATCTGAGAAGTTGGTGTTACCAAAGGAATGTATCCAAGCTCTTTACGAACGCGAGGGATCTCTTCAAGTACTTCGTCCATACGATCGGCTGCGCCTTGCTCTTTAAGCTGACCTTCCATGTTGGTTAACATGCCGCCAGGAACCTGAGCAATCAAGATACGAGAATCCACACCTTTTAGCTGACCTTCCCATTTTGCGTACTTTTTACGTACATCACGGAAGTAAGCCGCGATGGGTTCGATCTGATCAAGCTTAAGATTGGTATCACGCTCTGTACCTTCTAACATCGCAACAACCGTTTCGGTTGGCGTATGACCGTAAGTACAACTCATTGAAGAAAT is a genomic window containing:
- a CDS encoding M16 family metallopeptidase — its product is MKKVLLGTFSLIAIAGCSYNVPSSTSFFSSLPEGVTLVEEVKPSKDKVVIPYTKYQLDNGLTVILSPDDSDPLVHVDVTYHVGSAREQIGKSGFAHFFEHMMFQGSENVGDQQHFKIITEAGGSLNGTTNRDRTNYFETVPSNQLEKMLWLESDRMGFLLDAVSQKKFEVQRGTVKNERAQSYENRPYGLMWERMGEALYPEGHPYSWQPIGYVEDLDRVDVNDLKAFFLRWYGPNNAALTIGGDIDVDDTLEWVNKYFGPIPQGPEVKAADKQPAVLTEDKYITLEDNIRQPMVLVGWPTTYRGEETQASLNALSNVLGSGTNSYLYQNLVKTQKAVSAGSFHDCAELACTMYVYAMGNSGEKGDLTVLNKELMDTLEQFSKEGVQQDRLDQITGMAEADAVFALQSVKGKVSQLASNQTFYGQPDRIESQLDQIRAVTPDSVSKAYQDFIEGKHKVTLSVVPKKRLDLAVREATFTTPTRTLPEYAKVTEDQLDFRKAPNTFDRSVMPEVTFGVKATMPELYRMYFANGMGLIGTVTSETPTVQLQIQLPAGERYVRQGQEGLANLTASMMEEGSTKRAVEELQATLDKLGSSVSISAGSYTTNISVSTLEKNLPQTLAIVQEVLFEPKFDEQDFERVKKQMLEGVVYQHQQPSWMASQATREVLFGDTVFARASDGTQESLSKLTLDDVKKFYGQHYTPEGANIVVVGDISKKEVGKQLQFFEQWQGDAAPLTRPQIVKELSGQHLYLVDKPGAPQSIVRLVRKGLPFDATGELYLSQLANFNLAGNFNSRINQNLREDKAYTYGASGYFASTRETGAVVFSAQVRANATVPSIQEFINELNEFSQSGLTDEEVKFMRLAVGQQDALKYETPSQKAGLLSNIVALSLDENYLQQRNQIVETVSKETLNELSKKWFDPNDYQIIVVGDATSLRPQLEKLDIPIEELEIIR
- a CDS encoding YqaA family protein, whose translation is MLEFFNSLFESIALWFSDSALWVLFISGFLSATLLPGGSEASLVAALSLEQFSVSSIILVATLGNTFGGLTNYWVGLWLPNRTQSEKHGHKAMAWLSRYGYWTLLFSWLPVIGDPLCLAAGWLRMKFIPSVILIAIGKAARYSLLAAIYFGFF
- a CDS encoding NADP-dependent oxidoreductase, which gives rise to MENKQIAITQFGGVENLSIQTSAIPEPKAGEVVVKVSFSGINPIDVKTRAGLGWAAAQNKDNLPWVPGYDISGQIVTLGDQAERFTIGDNVAGFIGFPLQGGGYSQYVCVSEAALSVVPDSVTLEAAAALPLASQTAAQALNKAEVKEGDRVLILAGAGGVGHLAVQIAVAAKAEVYTTCSESNLDYLATLGAHAINYKFAPASERVSDVDVLIDLVGGDTALDALKCLKDGARVVTVPTLSAELICEKAKLLGFTASGMLVEPNPEQMDTMLYMVSVGLLKTEVQGIYPLDEVQSAHLQVETGHTRGKVLLKMQEG
- a CDS encoding sodium ion-translocating decarboxylase subunit beta → MEGLMTLWSETGIANFEFGQICMMLIGCLLLFLAIRKGFEPLLLLPIGFGAVLANIPNAGFTEPGGLLYYVYYIGIETGIFPLLIFMGVGAMTDFGALIANPKTLWLGAAAQFGIFATLFGAILLNYVPGMEFSMADASSIAIIGGADGPTAIFLASKLSPDLLGAIAVAAYSYMALVPIIQPPIMKALTSPEERKIKMAQLRHVSKAEKILFPLAVLLMTILFLPSATPLVGMFCLGNLMREAGVVDRLSKTAQNELINVVTIFLGLGVGSKLQADTFLNLETLGILGLGAVAFSIGTAGGVLMAKVLNRFSKEDINPLIGAAGVSAVPMAARVVNKVGLEANPQNFLLMHAMGPNVAGVLGSAVAAGILLALVG
- the oadA gene encoding sodium-extruding oxaloacetate decarboxylase subunit alpha; its protein translation is MSKPLAITDVVLRDAHQSLFATRMRIEDMLPIAAELDKVGYWSLETWGGATFDSCIRFLGEDPWERLRELKKAMPNTPMQMLLRGQNLLGYRHYADDVVEKFVERAHKNGMDVFRIFDAMNDVRNFETAVKATIDVGGHAQGTLSYTTSPVHNSDTWVDLAKRLEDLGCHSLCIKDMSGLLKPYEAEELITRIKASCDVPLALHSHATTGLSTATAVKAVEAGIDILDTAISSMSCTYGHTPTETVVAMLEGTERDTNLKLDQIEPIAAYFRDVRKKYAKWEGQLKGVDSRILIAQVPGGMLTNMEGQLKEQGAADRMDEVLEEIPRVRKELGYIPLVTPTSQIVGTQAVINVLTGERYKSITKETAGLLKGEYGQAPAEVDAELQAKVLDGSEPITCRPADLIKSEMDILTTELLEKAKSDGISLAEDTVDDVLTYALFPQVGLKFLKNRRNPEAFEPAPTLETEAPVVAAPVQASGGIGSYSVKVDGQVYDVEVGPQGELTSVAPSTKPVQAAPVAASDAEAVPAPLAGNIFKVIVQAGAEVAEGDVLLILEAMKMETEVRAARGGIVQELNVKEGDAVTVGAPLLSLA